One Euphorbia lathyris chromosome 1, ddEupLath1.1, whole genome shotgun sequence DNA segment encodes these proteins:
- the LOC136210450 gene encoding 3-isopropylmalate dehydratase small subunit 1-like, with the protein MAASFCSSFCVSNTNSIATVSSSKSSFPLFSSRALKFSSGYPQPANITLSSFHAPSFIIPRAADTATPTSANETSFHGLCYVVGDNIDTDQIIPAEYLTLVPSNPAEYEKLGSYALIGLPDFYETRFIEPNEMKTKYSIVIGGDNFGCGSSREHAPVALGAAGVAAVVAESYARIFFRNSVATGEIYPLESEVRICEECKTGDVVTVELAESRLINHTTGKEYKLKPIGDAGPVIEAGGIFAYARKAGMIPAQAA; encoded by the coding sequence ATGGCGGCTTCCTTCTGCTCCTCTTTCTGTGTCTCTAACACCAACTCAATCGCCactgtctcctcttctaaaTCCTCTTtccctctcttctcttctcgcGCTCTCAAATTTTCCTCCGGTTATCCACAACCGGCAAATATAACCCTTTCATCATTCCACGCGCCTTCTTTCATCATACCACGCGCCGCTGACACTGCCACTCCCACCTCCGCCAATGAAACCTCATTTCATGGGCTCTGCTACGTTGTCGGCGATAATATTGACACTGACCAGATCATCCCTGCTGAGTACCTCACTCTTGTACCTTCAAATCCTGCTGAATATGAGAAGCTTGGTTCCTATGCCTTAATAGGGCTACCGGACTTTTATGAGACCAGGTTTATTGAACCTAACGAAATGAAGACGAAATACTCAATCGTGATTGGGGGCGACAATTTCGGCTGTGGATCGTCTCGTGAACATGCGCCGGTCGCTCTTGGTGCTGCGGGTGTTGCGGCTGTGGTTGCTGAATCTTATGCTCGCATCTTCTTCAGAAATTCGGTGGCTACCGGGGAGATTTATCCTCTGGAATCGGAGGTTAGGATTTGTGAGGAGTGCAAAACTGGCGATGTTGTGACTGTTGAGCTTGCAGAGAGTCGCTTGATCAATCACACGACTGGAAAGGAATATAAGCTGAAACCGATTGGAGATGCCGGACCAGTGATTGAAGCAGGAGGCATATTTGCTTATGCTAGGAAGGCTGGGATGATCCCAGCACAAGCAGCCTAG
- the LOC136210465 gene encoding large ribosomal subunit protein eL15z, with amino-acid sequence MGAYKYVSELWRKKQSDVMRFIQRVRCWEYRQHPSIVRVTHPTRPDKARRLGYKAKQGYVVYRIRVRRGGRKRPVPKGIVYGKPTNQGVTQLKFQRSKRSVAEERAGRRLGGLRVLNSYWINEDSTYKYFEVILVDIAHNAIKNDPRINWLCNPVHKHRELRGLTSAGKENRGLHGKGHRHHKQRPSRRATWKRNNTLSLRRYR; translated from the exons ATGG GGGCTTACAAGTATGTCTCTGAGCTATGGAGAAAGAAGCAATCTGATGTGATGAGGTTTATACAGAGAGTAAGGTGCTGGGAGTACCGCCAGCATCCTTCCATTGTTCGTGTTACTCATCCAACTCGCCCTGACAAGGCACGCCGATTGGGTTACAAGGCCAAGCAG GGTTATGTGGTTTACCGTATCCGAGTTAGACGTGGTGGTAGGAAGAGGCCAGTTCCCAAAGGTATTGTGTATGGTAAGCCCACCAACCAGGGTGTTACTCAATTGAAATTTCAGCGAAGCAAGAGATCCGTTGCAGAGGAGCGTGCTGGTAGAAGATTGGGAGGTCTTAGGGTCCTCAATTCCTATTGGATAAATGAG GACTCTACTTACAAGTATTTTGAGgtaattttggttgatattgcACACAATGCAATCAAGAATGATCCACGGATCAACTGGCTCTGCAACCCTGTTCACAAGCACAGAGAGCTCCGAGGCCTTACCTCAGCTGGAAAGGAAAATAGGGGTCTTCATGGAAAAGGACATAGACATCACAAGCAGCGACCTTCTCGCAGGGCAACTTGGAAGAGAAACAACACTCTCTCCCTCCGTCGTTATCGTTAA